The Cervus canadensis isolate Bull #8, Minnesota chromosome X, ASM1932006v1, whole genome shotgun sequence genome contains a region encoding:
- the RAP2C gene encoding ras-related protein Rap-2c, whose translation MREYKVVVLGSGGVGKSALTVQFVTGTFIEKYDPTIEDFYRKEIEVDSSPSVLEILDTAGTEQFASMRDLYIKNGQGFILVYSLVNQQSFQDIKPMRDQIVRVKRYEKVPLILVGNKVDLEPEREVMSSEGRALAQEWGCPFMETSAKSKSMVDELFAEIVRQMNYSSLPEKQDQCCTTCVVQ comes from the exons ATGAGGGAATACAAGGTAGTGGTGTTAGGGAGCGGAGGGGTTGGCAAATCCGCCCTGACTGTGCAGTTTGTCACTGGGACTTTCATTGAGAAATATGACCCCACCATTGAAGATTTCTACCGCAAAGAGATCGAAGTGGACTCTTCCCCGTCCGTGCTGGAAATTCTGGACACCGCAGGAACTGAGCAGTTTGCTTCCATGAGAGATCTCTACATCAAAAACGGCCAAGGTTTCATCCTGGTTTACAGTCTGGTTAATCAGCAGTCTTTTCAG GATATCAAGCCAATGAGAGATCAGATTGTCAGAGTGAAGAGATATGAAAAAGTCCCACTGATCCTAGTAGGAAATAAAGTGGATCTGGAACCAGAAAGAGAGGTTATGTCTTCAGAAGGCAGAGCTCTGGCTCAAGAATGGGGCTGTCCTTTCATGGAGACATCGGCAAAAAGTAAATCAATGGTGGATGAACTTTTTGCTGAGATCGTCAGGCAAATGAACTATTCTTCCCTACCCGAGAAGCAAGATCAATGTTGTACAACTTGCGTTgtccagtaa